One segment of Rosa chinensis cultivar Old Blush chromosome 6, RchiOBHm-V2, whole genome shotgun sequence DNA contains the following:
- the LOC112171981 gene encoding la-related protein 1C, with product MATAADSSANHHSPRPDFDAGGGGVNRRTTPWAKVVRGDSELSSISPNHQSPPSPPPPPSTSVPEQNPSSNCSPSAVARSSPSPPPPPPPPADAESGDGHNGNAARMAKKPAWNKPTSLEVGTGPVMGAVAWPALSESARASPKLPADSSSKTVTDVAVPVPVSPGPVITPSPNSKKHHGNPANTNPASNHAMPARQRPTKRGGGSSTGVTSAHAHSGFAHPPPPPPPPPFPVFPIPNGYGTLVPAMPDPSPRDPSFRGSNWDARPIGFGPQTHQVNDHRNSSRRGSFGSHPRGDGPYHNNYGSKRDHQDRGNFMNGRDVQMHQQQRPPPRGLVRPVPPSSAAFTPQPARPFANPMGFPEFVYIPTLPLDPIRMPFIPHAPHPAMFIPVAESPMPSLPSLIVNQIDYYFSDTNLIRDEYLRSNMDAQGWVPISLIANFPRVKSLTTNVQLIMDSLRASSIVEVQDEKVRRRHDWAKWISTTGRLASESGSSSYDVQSSDMLSTSFQKMTVDDASTSQSSMAGNPDANSKAIPQNFSTESAGVSQLPNGDVTQNNS from the exons ATGGCCACGGCTGCCGATTCCTCCGCCAATCACCACTCTCCGAGGCCTGATTTTGACGCCGGCGGCGGCGGCGTCAATAGGCGAACCACTCCCTGGGCCAAGGTTGTACGAGGGGATTCGGAGTTGTCGTCGATATCACCCAATCATCAATCTCCGCCGTCCCCGCCCCCGCCGCCTTCGACCTCTGTACCGGAGCAAAACCCCTCTTCCAATTGCTCCCCATCGGCGGTGGCTCGTTCTTCGCCTtctccgccgccgccgccgccgccgccagcGGATGCTGAGAGCGGCGATGGACACAACGGCAATGCGGCTCGGATGGCAAAGAAGCCAGCTTGGAACAAGCCGACGTCGTTGGAGGTTGGTACTGGTCCTGTAATGGGTGCGGTTGCTTGGCCTGCTTTGTCCGAGTCCGCTAGGGCTTCGCCTAAATTGCCTGCTGATTCCTCTTCCAAGACCGTCACAGATGTGGCAGTTCCGGTGCCTGTATCTCCG GGACCTGTTATAACACCTTCACCCAACTCCAAAAAGCACCATGGTAACCCTGCAAACACTAACCCAGCATCAAATCATGCAATGCCAGCTCGACAAAGACCTACAAAACGTGGTGGCGGGAGTAGCACGGGGGTTACAAGTGCACACGCACACAGTGGTTTTGCACACCCTcccccaccgccaccaccaccgccaTTCCCTGTCTTCCCTATACCAAATGGTTATGGTACTCTGGTGCCTGCCATGCCTGATCCTTCTCCAAGAGACCCCTCGTTCCGTGGCAGCAATTGGGATGCTAGACCGATTGGTTTTGGGCCTCAAACACACCAAGTAAACGATCACAGGAATTCTTCCCGCAGGGGGAGTTTTGGTTCCCACCCACGTGGAGATGGTCCTTACCACAACAATTATGGGAGCAAGCGTGATCACCAAGATCGTGGAAATTTTATGAATGGCAGAGATGTCCAGATGCATCAGCAGCAGAGACCTCCTCCAAGGGGCCTTGTAAGACCAGTACCACCAAGTAGTGCCGCATTTACCCCCCAGCCGGCAAGACCATTTGCCAACCCCATGGGTTTTCCCG AGTTTGTTTACATCCCTACATTGCCTTTGGATCCCATTAGAATGCCATTCATTCCCCATGCACCACATCCTGCAATGTTTATTCCTGTTGCAGAATCTCCTATGCCTTCTCTTCCTTCCTTAATAGTCAACCAAATAGATTATTACTTCAG TGATACTAACCTGATAAGAGATGAATATTTGCGGTCAAACATGGATGCTCAAGGATGGGTTCCCATATCTTTAATAGCAAACTTTCCTCGA GTTAAGAGTCTGACAACCAATGTCCAGTTGATAATGGATTCCTTGAGAGCTTCAAGTATTGTTGAAGTTCAG GATGAGAAGGTGAGGAGGCGTCATGATTGGGCGAAATGGATATCAACCACTGGTCGGCTTGCATCCGAATCAGGCTCATCGTCCTATGATGTACAAAGTTCTGACATGCTTTCAACTTCTTTTCAAAAGATGACAGTGGATGATGCGTCGACTAGCCAAAGTAGTATGGCAGGTAACCCAGATGCAAACTCTAAGGCTATTCCACAGAACTTTTCTACTGAGTCAGCTGGAGTTTCACAGCTCCCTAACGGGGACGTCACTCAAAACAATAGTTGA